In Streptomyces violaceusniger Tu 4113, one DNA window encodes the following:
- a CDS encoding type I polyketide synthase, giving the protein MDNEKKLRDYLKRATGHLRAAHGRIQELQTPEPIAIVAMNCRYAGDIRSPEDLWQAVAEGRDGMGDFPADRGWDLPNLFDPDPDREGRTYARQGGFLHDVDQFDPAFFGISPREALTMDPQQRLLLEVVWETFERAGIDPGSLRGSDTGIFMGATDFDYARGLTELPEGLEGQMSMGASGAILSGRVAYTLGLEGPAVTVDTMCSSSLVSLHMACQALRQGDCSMALTGGTTVMSTPSGFIEFSRQRALSTSSRCQAFSSTADGTAWGEGVGVLLLERLSDARRNGNTVLAVVRGSAINQDGASNGLTAPNGRAQQRVIRQALANATLSGADVDVVEAHGTGTSLGDPIEANALLATYGKKRPADRPLWLGSLKSNIGHTAAAAGVGGVIKMVQAIRHGVLPRTLHVEEPSPNVDWSSGAVELLTHARPWPETGRVRRAGVSAFGASGTNAHAIIEQAPDEEPSGTSVEGDAPVGGGTVPWVLSAKTESGLRAQAERLMARLAEDPELPPADVGLSLATTRALFDHRAVVVGGGVEDFRGGLTALTRGEPGGLVAQGVAGPAGKPVFVFPGQGSQWVGMAVELLDSSPVFAGRLAACEVALAEFVEWSLGEVLRGGGPGLGRVDVVQPALWAVMVSLAEVWRACGVTPAAVVGHSQGEIAAAVVAGGLSLEDGARVVALRSQAIARGLAGHGGMMSVAQSADRVRERITAWDGRISVAAVNGPGSIVVSGDPEALRELQAECEAEDVRAKIIPVDYASHSAHVEELRDDLLDLLAPIRPRASDITFHSTVTGTPLDTAGLDAGYWYTNLRETVELESAVRALSAAGFGTFLEMSPHPVLTMPLQATVEDAVVVGSLRRDEGGPERLLASLGEAFVRGVAVDWAAVFAGLGASVVQLPTYAFQRQRYWLEQPPAPAAATGGDPVDAEFWDAVEREDLAALTAALEVDADEERSSLRTVLPALSSWRRGSRERSVLDSWRYHVTWNRVPDPASAALTGTWLLVAPAGRPAAEFIDAVRDGLETHGATVVTVEAAEADRAAVAARLAEATAGDTPAGVLSLLGLADAPHPGHAGVPMGLALTLALVQALGDTGVAAPLWLATRGGVSVGGTDVLDSPAQAAVWGLGRVAALEHPQRWGGMIDLPGTVDGRVTTRLCGALAGRLGDEDQLALRPSGVFTRRLVRAAGHRGSGASWTPEGTVLLTGGTGGVGAQIARRLAQAGAEHLVLTSRRGPEAPGADKLKAELTELGAKVTVAACDVADRAALEALVREVEAEGPPIRSVLHIAGAGVLVPLADTDLAEFADTAEAKVAGAANLDALFDRDTLDSFVLFSSISAVWGSGEHGAYAAANAYLDGLAENRRARGLTATSVVWGIWSPEEGGMAANLAEEQLRGRGIPFMTPRLAIDAFWQVMDGDETVVVVADVDWERFVPVFTSARPSPLIGQVPDVARILAADADTGADATGESSSLRDRLADLAPADRQAAVLSLVRSQIATVLGYPGPEAVDAQRAFRELGFDSLSAVDLRNRLGTATGLRFPVTVVFDYPSAEELAGHIGAELFPDDTAGTGLDPEQAEEAEVRAALTSIPLLRLRESGLLDELLRLAGSHDPATGPVDEEPAESIDDLDVDDLVRMAYDKNDL; this is encoded by the coding sequence ATGGACAACGAGAAGAAGCTGCGCGACTACCTCAAGCGGGCCACCGGCCACCTCCGCGCGGCACACGGCCGGATCCAGGAGCTGCAGACCCCCGAGCCCATCGCCATCGTGGCGATGAACTGCCGCTACGCGGGCGACATCCGGTCCCCCGAGGACCTGTGGCAGGCCGTCGCCGAAGGCCGGGACGGCATGGGCGACTTCCCGGCCGACCGGGGCTGGGACCTGCCGAACCTCTTCGACCCGGACCCCGACCGGGAGGGCCGCACCTACGCCCGCCAGGGCGGATTCCTGCATGACGTGGACCAGTTCGACCCGGCGTTCTTCGGCATCTCGCCGCGCGAGGCCCTCACCATGGACCCGCAGCAGCGGCTGCTGCTGGAAGTGGTCTGGGAGACCTTCGAACGGGCCGGAATCGACCCGGGCTCCCTGCGCGGCAGCGACACCGGCATCTTCATGGGCGCCACCGACTTCGACTACGCCCGTGGTCTGACCGAGCTGCCCGAAGGGCTCGAAGGCCAGATGTCCATGGGCGCCTCGGGCGCCATCCTCTCCGGTCGGGTCGCCTACACCCTGGGCCTGGAGGGACCGGCCGTCACGGTCGACACCATGTGCTCATCCTCGCTGGTGTCGTTGCATATGGCCTGCCAGGCGCTGCGGCAGGGCGACTGCTCGATGGCGCTCACCGGCGGCACCACCGTGATGTCCACGCCGAGCGGCTTCATCGAATTCAGCCGCCAGCGGGCGCTGTCCACCTCCTCCCGCTGCCAGGCGTTCTCCTCGACGGCCGACGGCACCGCCTGGGGCGAGGGCGTCGGAGTGCTGCTGCTGGAGCGGCTCTCGGACGCCCGCCGCAACGGCAACACCGTGCTCGCGGTCGTCCGCGGCTCCGCCATCAACCAGGATGGCGCCAGCAACGGCCTCACCGCGCCCAACGGCCGTGCACAGCAGCGGGTGATCCGGCAGGCGCTGGCCAACGCCACGCTGTCCGGCGCCGATGTCGATGTGGTGGAGGCGCACGGCACGGGAACGTCGCTCGGCGACCCGATCGAGGCCAACGCCCTGCTCGCCACGTACGGGAAGAAGCGCCCGGCCGACCGGCCGCTGTGGCTCGGCTCGCTGAAGTCCAACATCGGCCACACGGCCGCCGCCGCGGGGGTCGGCGGCGTGATCAAGATGGTGCAGGCGATCCGCCACGGCGTGCTGCCGAGGACCCTGCACGTCGAGGAGCCGTCGCCCAACGTGGACTGGTCCTCGGGCGCCGTCGAACTGCTCACCCATGCCCGGCCGTGGCCGGAGACCGGGCGGGTCCGCCGCGCCGGGGTCTCCGCCTTCGGCGCCAGCGGCACCAACGCCCACGCCATCATCGAGCAGGCCCCCGACGAGGAGCCTTCGGGCACCTCGGTCGAGGGGGACGCCCCGGTGGGCGGCGGAACGGTGCCCTGGGTGCTGTCGGCCAAGACCGAGTCGGGCCTGCGGGCCCAGGCGGAACGGCTGATGGCACGTCTCGCGGAGGATCCGGAGCTGCCCCCGGCCGACGTGGGCCTCTCGCTGGCCACCACCCGCGCCCTCTTCGACCACCGCGCCGTGGTGGTCGGTGGCGGCGTCGAGGACTTCCGCGGCGGCCTGACGGCGCTCACCCGGGGCGAGCCCGGTGGCCTCGTGGCCCAGGGAGTGGCGGGCCCGGCCGGGAAGCCGGTGTTCGTGTTTCCGGGGCAGGGGTCGCAGTGGGTGGGGATGGCGGTGGAGTTGCTGGATTCCTCGCCGGTGTTCGCGGGGCGGTTGGCGGCGTGTGAGGTGGCGCTGGCGGAGTTTGTGGAGTGGTCGTTGGGCGAGGTGTTGCGGGGTGGGGGTCCGGGGTTGGGTCGGGTGGATGTGGTGCAGCCGGCGTTGTGGGCGGTGATGGTGTCGTTGGCGGAGGTGTGGCGGGCATGCGGTGTCACGCCTGCGGCGGTGGTGGGGCATTCGCAGGGGGAGATTGCTGCGGCGGTGGTGGCGGGTGGGTTGTCGTTGGAGGACGGGGCGCGGGTGGTGGCGTTGCGGTCGCAGGCCATCGCACGGGGCCTTGCCGGACACGGCGGCATGATGTCCGTCGCTCAGAGCGCCGATCGGGTGCGCGAGCGGATCACCGCCTGGGACGGCCGTATCTCCGTGGCCGCGGTCAATGGCCCCGGTTCGATCGTGGTGTCCGGTGATCCCGAGGCGCTGCGTGAACTCCAGGCGGAGTGCGAGGCCGAGGACGTACGGGCGAAGATCATCCCGGTGGACTACGCCTCCCACTCGGCCCATGTCGAGGAGCTGCGCGACGACCTCCTCGACCTCCTCGCCCCGATCCGCCCGCGCGCCTCGGACATCACCTTCCACTCCACCGTGACGGGCACACCCCTGGACACCGCGGGTCTGGACGCCGGGTACTGGTACACCAATCTGCGGGAGACGGTGGAGCTGGAGTCGGCGGTGCGGGCTCTGTCGGCCGCCGGGTTCGGGACGTTCCTCGAAATGAGCCCCCATCCGGTGCTGACGATGCCGTTGCAGGCGACCGTCGAGGACGCGGTGGTGGTGGGGTCGCTGCGACGTGACGAGGGCGGTCCGGAGCGGTTGCTGGCCTCGCTGGGCGAGGCGTTCGTCCGTGGGGTGGCCGTCGACTGGGCCGCGGTGTTCGCCGGGCTGGGCGCGTCCGTCGTGCAGTTGCCGACGTACGCCTTCCAGCGGCAGCGCTACTGGCTGGAGCAGCCCCCGGCACCGGCGGCCGCCACCGGAGGCGACCCGGTGGACGCCGAGTTCTGGGATGCCGTCGAGCGCGAGGACCTGGCCGCGCTGACCGCCGCGCTGGAAGTGGACGCCGACGAGGAGCGGTCGTCGCTGCGGACCGTGCTCCCCGCGCTGTCCTCATGGCGTCGCGGCAGCAGGGAGCGGTCCGTGCTCGACTCCTGGCGCTACCACGTCACCTGGAACCGGGTGCCGGACCCGGCCTCGGCGGCCCTGACCGGCACCTGGCTGCTCGTGGCCCCGGCCGGACGCCCCGCCGCCGAGTTCATCGACGCCGTACGCGACGGTCTGGAGACCCACGGCGCCACGGTCGTCACCGTCGAGGCGGCCGAGGCCGACCGCGCCGCGGTCGCCGCGCGGCTCGCCGAGGCCACCGCCGGAGACACCCCGGCCGGGGTGCTCTCCCTGCTCGGGCTCGCCGACGCACCGCACCCCGGCCACGCGGGGGTGCCCATGGGACTCGCGCTCACCCTCGCCCTCGTCCAGGCCCTCGGCGACACCGGGGTGGCGGCCCCGCTGTGGCTGGCCACCCGTGGGGGCGTGTCCGTCGGCGGCACCGATGTGCTCGACAGCCCCGCCCAGGCGGCCGTATGGGGACTGGGCCGGGTCGCCGCCCTCGAACACCCCCAGCGCTGGGGCGGCATGATCGACCTGCCGGGCACCGTCGACGGCCGGGTCACCACACGGCTGTGCGGCGCGCTCGCGGGCCGTCTCGGCGACGAGGATCAGTTGGCCCTGCGGCCCTCCGGTGTGTTCACCCGGCGGCTGGTACGGGCCGCCGGACACCGGGGGAGCGGCGCCTCCTGGACCCCCGAGGGCACCGTGCTGCTCACCGGCGGCACCGGTGGCGTCGGCGCCCAGATCGCCCGCCGGCTGGCCCAGGCCGGTGCCGAACACCTGGTGCTCACCAGCCGCCGTGGCCCCGAGGCGCCCGGCGCGGACAAGCTCAAGGCCGAACTGACCGAACTGGGTGCCAAGGTCACCGTGGCCGCGTGCGATGTGGCCGACCGCGCCGCGCTGGAGGCGCTCGTACGGGAGGTGGAGGCCGAGGGCCCGCCGATCCGCTCGGTGCTGCACATCGCGGGTGCCGGTGTGCTCGTCCCGCTCGCCGACACCGATCTGGCGGAGTTCGCCGACACGGCGGAGGCCAAGGTCGCGGGCGCCGCCAACCTGGACGCCCTCTTCGACCGGGACACGCTCGACTCCTTCGTGCTCTTCTCCTCCATCTCGGCCGTCTGGGGCAGTGGCGAACACGGCGCCTACGCCGCCGCCAACGCCTATCTCGACGGGCTCGCCGAGAACCGCCGGGCCCGCGGCCTCACCGCCACCTCGGTGGTGTGGGGCATCTGGAGCCCCGAGGAGGGCGGCATGGCCGCCAACCTCGCCGAGGAGCAACTGCGCGGCCGGGGTATCCCGTTCATGACTCCCCGGCTCGCCATCGACGCGTTCTGGCAGGTGATGGACGGGGACGAGACCGTGGTGGTGGTCGCCGACGTGGACTGGGAGCGGTTCGTCCCCGTCTTCACCTCGGCCCGGCCCAGCCCGCTCATCGGCCAGGTGCCCGACGTGGCGCGGATCCTCGCCGCCGACGCCGACACGGGGGCGGACGCGACCGGTGAGTCCTCCTCGCTGCGCGACCGGCTGGCCGACCTGGCCCCGGCGGACCGGCAGGCGGCCGTGCTGTCGCTGGTGCGCTCCCAGATCGCCACCGTGCTCGGCTACCCCGGCCCGGAGGCCGTCGACGCCCAGCGCGCCTTCCGCGAACTGGGCTTCGACTCCCTGAGCGCCGTCGACCTGCGCAACCGCCTGGGCACCGCGACCGGGCTCCGCTTCCCCGTCACCGTCGTCTTCGACTACCCGAGCGCGGAGGAGCTCGCCGGACACATCGGCGCCGAACTCTTCCCCGATGACACCGCGGGCACCGGCCTCGACCCCGAGCAGGCCGAGGAGGCCGAGGTCCGCGCGGCGCTGACCTCCATCCCCCTGCTCCGGCTCCGCGAATCCGGGCTGCTGGACGAGCTGTTGCGGCTGGCCGGTTCCCACGACCCCGCCACCGGACCGGTGGACGAGGAGCCCGCCGAGTCCATCGACGACCTGGACGTGGATGACCTCGTCCGCATGGCCTACGACAAGAACGACCTCTGA